One genomic window of Geodermatophilus sp. DSM 44513 includes the following:
- a CDS encoding helix-turn-helix domain-containing protein, with the protein MTTRTAAQHRAEAKEAYDAFLASCPARHVLSVLSDKWVGLVVSALGERPKRYSELRREIAGVSQKMLTQTLRSLEREGLVQRTVTAEVPVRVDYRLTDLGGSLLPVLQALKTWSEQHVDAMAAARERYDSAPDGAAPDVPRPGSVPAR; encoded by the coding sequence ATGACCACCCGCACCGCCGCCCAGCACCGCGCCGAGGCGAAGGAGGCCTACGACGCGTTCCTCGCGTCCTGCCCGGCCCGCCACGTGCTGTCGGTGCTCAGCGACAAGTGGGTCGGCCTGGTCGTCTCGGCCCTCGGTGAGCGGCCGAAGCGCTACAGCGAGCTGCGCCGCGAGATCGCCGGGGTGAGCCAGAAGATGCTCACTCAGACCCTGCGCAGCCTCGAGCGGGAGGGGCTGGTGCAGCGCACGGTGACCGCCGAGGTGCCGGTGCGCGTCGACTACCGGCTCACCGACCTCGGCGGCAGCCTGCTGCCGGTGCTGCAGGCCCTGAAGACCTGGTCGGAGCAGCACGTCGACGCCATGGCCGCGGCCCGCGAGCGCTACGACAGCGCCCCGGACGGCGCGGCGCCGGACGTGCCGCGACCGGGGTCCGTGCCGGCGCGGTGA
- a CDS encoding NADP-dependent oxidoreductase, whose translation MRAVVVEEYGDPEVLRVGEVPEPTPSAGQVRVRVRAAAVNPVDLATRSGALASWVPAGASRPLVLGWDVAGTLDAVGAGVTGWSVGDEVVGMSDWFDAGVGTQAEAVVLGADVLAAAPRGVAPEVAATLPLNAQTADQALDLLDLPAGATVLVTGAAGGVGGFAVSLAAARGLEVVAVAGAADADLVTARGAAVHLPWSEDLTGALRRLRPAGVDGVLDAAVVGPSLVGAVRDAGAFVSVLDPATPAGERGVRTAKVSVRGDGERLARLARALEEGRLHTSVAEVLPFGGAAAAHARLAEGGVRGRLVLTP comes from the coding sequence ATGCGTGCCGTGGTGGTGGAGGAGTACGGCGACCCGGAGGTGCTCCGGGTGGGAGAGGTGCCCGAGCCGACGCCGTCGGCGGGCCAGGTGCGGGTCCGGGTCCGGGCCGCGGCGGTGAACCCGGTGGACCTGGCGACCCGGTCCGGGGCGCTGGCCTCGTGGGTGCCGGCCGGTGCGTCCCGGCCGCTGGTGCTCGGGTGGGACGTCGCCGGGACGCTGGACGCCGTCGGTGCCGGCGTCACCGGCTGGTCGGTCGGTGACGAGGTGGTGGGCATGTCGGACTGGTTCGACGCGGGCGTCGGCACGCAGGCCGAGGCCGTCGTCCTGGGGGCGGACGTCCTGGCCGCCGCGCCGCGGGGTGTGGCGCCGGAGGTGGCCGCGACCCTGCCGCTCAACGCGCAGACCGCGGACCAGGCGCTGGACCTGCTGGACCTGCCGGCCGGAGCCACCGTGCTGGTGACCGGTGCCGCCGGTGGCGTGGGCGGCTTCGCCGTGTCGCTGGCGGCCGCGCGTGGCCTGGAGGTGGTCGCCGTGGCCGGAGCGGCCGACGCGGATCTGGTGACGGCGCGGGGCGCCGCGGTGCACCTGCCCTGGAGCGAGGACCTCACCGGTGCGCTGCGGCGGCTGCGGCCGGCCGGCGTGGACGGCGTGCTGGACGCGGCGGTGGTGGGCCCGTCGCTGGTGGGGGCGGTGCGCGACGCGGGGGCGTTCGTGTCGGTGCTCGACCCGGCCACGCCGGCCGGCGAGCGTGGGGTGCGCACGGCCAAGGTCAGCGTGCGCGGTGACGGCGAGCGGCTGGCGCGGCTGGCGCGGGCGCTGGAGGAGGGGCGGCTGCACACGTCGGTCGCCGAGGTGCTCCCCTTCGGCGGAGCCGCGGCCGCGCACGCCCGGCTGGCCGAGGGCGGGGTCCGCGGCCGCCTGGTGCTGACCCCGTGA
- a CDS encoding DUF1990 family protein, translated as MTSYSAVGATCAAEETWSRRPAGFRALERSVRIGRGDECWRLATVAVVHWGVKTRSGFDVRPVSGTDLRVGEGQDFTLVARIGPLRVREPVRVVAVVERPDRCGFAYGTLPGHPVTGEEAFVVHRDADGSVWLTLRSLTRPGRGLWRLVFPAALVAQRWYRRRYARALLGDGGGPGRPAVGD; from the coding sequence GTGACCAGCTACTCCGCCGTGGGGGCGACCTGCGCCGCGGAGGAGACGTGGTCGCGCAGGCCGGCGGGGTTCCGCGCACTGGAGCGCTCAGTCCGCATCGGGCGCGGGGACGAGTGCTGGCGGCTGGCCACGGTGGCGGTCGTGCACTGGGGCGTGAAGACGCGGAGTGGCTTCGACGTCCGGCCCGTCTCCGGCACCGACCTCCGGGTCGGAGAGGGACAGGACTTCACGCTGGTGGCCCGCATCGGCCCCCTCCGGGTACGCGAGCCGGTGCGGGTCGTCGCGGTGGTCGAACGCCCTGACCGGTGCGGGTTCGCCTACGGCACCCTGCCCGGCCACCCGGTCACCGGCGAGGAGGCCTTCGTCGTCCACCGGGACGCCGACGGCAGCGTCTGGCTCACCCTCCGGTCACTGACCCGCCCTGGTCGGGGCCTCTGGCGCCTGGTCTTCCCGGCCGCCCTCGTCGCCCAGCGCTGGTACCGCAGGCGCTACGCGCGTGCCCTCCTCGGCGATGGCGGCGGCCCCGGACGGCCCGCCGTGGGGGACTGA